A single window of Toxotes jaculatrix isolate fToxJac2 chromosome 4, fToxJac2.pri, whole genome shotgun sequence DNA harbors:
- the papss1 gene encoding bifunctional 3'-phosphoadenosine 5'-phosphosulfate synthase 1 — METYGNSHKKQKLSNAAESWGMQRATNVTYQAHHVSRNKRGQVVGTRGGFRGCTVWLTGLSGAGKTTVSMALEEYLVCHGIPCYTLDGDNIRQGLNKNLGFSPEDREENIRRIAEVARLFADAGLVCIASFISPYSRDRLNARKIHEAAGLPFFEVFVDAPLDVCEQRDVKGLYKRARAGEIRGFTGIDSEYEKPEAPELVLKTDSCSVNECIQQLIDLLQERDIVPVDASYEVKELYVQENKLDLAKADAETLPAVQIGKVDMQWVQVLAEGWATPLNGFMREREYLQCLHFDCLLDGGVINLSVPVVLPVSTADKERLDGVTAMALVYEGRRVAILRNPEFYEHRKEERCARQWGTTCKDHPYIKMVMESGDWLVGGDLQVLDRIYWNDGLDQYRLTPTELKQKFKEMNADAVFAFQLRNPVHNGHALLMQDTHKRLIERGYRRPVLLLHPLGGWTKDDDVPLPWRMKQHAAVLEEGVLNPDSTIVAIFPSPMMYAGPTEVQWHCRARMVAGANFYIVGRDPAGMPHPDTGKDLYEPTHGAKVLTMAPGLITLEIVPFKVAAYNKVKRAMDFYDPKNHQDYDFISGTRMRKMAREGENPPDGFMAPKAWAVLKEYYKSLEKA, encoded by the exons ATGGAGACGTATGGCAATTCGCACAAAAAGCAGAAGCTGAGCAACGCCGCTGAGAGCTGG GGAATGCAACGTGCAACTAATGTCACCTATCAAGCTCATCATGTCAGCCGAAACAAGCGTGGACAGGTTGTGGGCACAAGAGGAGGGTTCAGAGGATGCACTGTTTGGTTGACTG GTTTGTCCGGTGCAGGGAAAACCACAGTGAGCATGGCTCTGGAGGAGTACCTGGTGTGCCATGGTATCCCTTGCTACACCCTCGACGGCGATAATATCCGTCAAGGGCTGAACAAGAACCTTGGTTTCAGCCCAGAGGATCGGGAGGAGAACATTAGACGCATTGCTGAGGTGGCCCGTCTTTTTGCTGATGCTGGGCTGGTTTGCATCGCCAGCTTCATCTCTCCTTATAGCAGG GACCGCCTCAATGCTAGGAAGATCCATGAGGCGGCAGGGCTGCCTTTCTTTGAGGTGTTTGTGGACGCTCCACtggatgtgtgtgagcagagggaTGTTAAGGGACTGTACAAGAGAGCTCGAGCAGGGGAAATAAGAG GTTTCACTGGAATTGACTCAGAGTACGAGAAGCCGGAGGCTCCGGAGCTGGTGCTGAAGACTGACTCCTGCAGTGTGAATGAATGCATACAACAGCTTATTGACCTGCTTCAGGAGAGG GATATAGTTCCTGTTGATGCATCCTATGAAGTGAAAGAGCTGTACGTTCAGGAGAACAAACTGGACCTGGCTAAGGCCGATGCTGAGACTCTACCTGCTGTACAGATTGGCAAG GTGGACATGCAGTGGGTGCAGGTGCTGGCTGAAGGCTGGGCCACTCCTCTGAACGGTTttatgagggagagagagtacTTACAGTGTCTTCATTTTGACTGTCTGCTGGATG GTGGTGTAATCAACCTGTCAGTGCCTGTGGTGCTGCCGGTGTCTACTGCAGATAAGGAGCGTTTAGACGGCGTGACAGCCATGGCTCTGGTCTATGAGGGCAGACGAGTCGCCATCCTTCGCAACCCTGAGTTTTATGAGCACCGCAAAGAAGAGCGCTGTGCTCGCCAGTGGGGCACCACTTGCAAGGACCACCCCTACATCAAG ATGGTGATGGAAAGTGGGGACTGGCTGGTCGGCGGAGACCTGCAGGTTCTGGACAGGATCTACTGGAACGACGGGCTCGACCAGTACCGCCTGACACCCACTGAGCTCAAACAGAAGTTTAAAGAGATGAATGCAG ATGCTGTATTTGCCTTCCAGCTCCGCAACCCGGTCCACAATGGCCACGCTCTCCTCATGCAGGACACCCACAAGCGTCTCATCGAGAGAGGCTACCGCCGGCCAGTGCTTCTGCTCCACCCACTGGGAGGGTGGACCAAGGACGATGATGTGCCGCTGCCTTGGCGAATGAAGCAGCATGCTGCTGTCCTGGAGGAGGGCGTCCTGAATCCAGACTCTACCATCGTGGCTATCTTTCCTTCACCCATGATGTATGCGGGGCCCACTGAG GTTCAGTGGCACTGCAGGGCTCGAATGGTGGCTGGTGCCAACTTCTACATTGTGGGCCGTGACCCCGCCGGCATGCCCCACCCTGATACAGGAAAGGACCTGTATGAACCCACTCATGGGGCCAAGGTCCTCACCATGGCTCCTGGCCTCATCACCCTGGAGATTGTACCCTTTAAAGTTGCTGCTTACAACAAGGTCAAAAGAGCAATGGATTTTTATGACCCCAAAAA cCATCAAGACTATGATTTCATCTCAGGTACACGCATGCGTAAGATGGCTCGCGAGGGAGAGAATCCTCCTGACGGTTTCATGGCACCAAAGGCCTGGGCTGTGCTGAAAGAATACTATAAGTCACTGGAGAAGGCCTAA